One segment of Sesamum indicum cultivar Zhongzhi No. 13 linkage group LG4, S_indicum_v1.0, whole genome shotgun sequence DNA contains the following:
- the LOC105161085 gene encoding serine/threonine-protein kinase D6PKL1-like yields MDTDFDDMITFGLETLRSTEVVRGVVPSYITSDAVFSTELHAVVQSCVGFKSLDTVSSVSNTSIKTTTNDAEGKSVTSFGSESTAPSSAELGEDVKQSVSRATKLVLDDFHFVQRLGSGDIGTVYLVELKGSRGRFFAAKVMDKEELAYRNKESRAGTEREVLGMLDHPFLPSLYATLDSPRWSCLLTEFCPGGDLHVLRQRQPGKRFDEDAVRFYASEVVAALEYLHMLGIVYRDLKPENVLVRSDGHIMLTDFDLSLKCDNLTSTAQLIYDRSDSKTRYSLNDHKIVDSRRFSISSCILPTCFVPRVSCLQSGGRRRRKKGSGYRGTLKIVAEPIDARSMSFVGTHEYLAPEIVSGDGHGNGVDWWTLGIFIYELFYGVTPFRGTDNEFTLANIVARGLEFPKDPMVAADAKDLINQLLNKDPSKRMGSMMGATAIKNHPFFEGVNWALLRCTKPPYVPKPFNPKDFVSANYDSCEDNYNIDYY; encoded by the exons ATGGACACAGATTTTGATGATATGATCACTTTTGGTCTTGAGACTCTAAGATCCACTGAAGTCGTTCGTGGGGTCGTTCCATCTTACATCACTTCTGACGCAGTTTTTAGTACTGAACTCCATGCAGTTGTTCAAAGCTGTGTAGGGTTCAAGAGTCTTGACACTGTGAGTTCTGTGTCAAACACCAGCATCAAGACAACTACCAACGATGCGGAAGGCAAGTCCGTTACGAGCTTCGGCTCTGAGTCAACAGCGCCGTCTAGTGCTGAACTCGGTGAGGATGTCAAGCAGAGTGTCTCGAGGGCCACGAAGCTCGTCCTGGACGACTTTCACTTCGTGCAAAGACTAGGGAGCGGCGACATAGGGACCGTCTACCTTGTAGAGCTCAAGGGCTCTAGAGGGCGCTTCTTTGCAGCTAAGGTGATGGATAAAGAGGAGTTGGCTTATAGGAATAAAGAGAGTAGGGCAGGGACGGAGAGGGAAGTACTTGGAATGTTAGACCACCCATTCTTGCCATCCCTCTATGCCACATTGGATTCTCCTAGGTGGTCTTGTTTGTTGACTGAATTTTGCCCCGGTGGCGACCTCCACGTCCTCCGGCAACGCCAACCGGGGAAGAGGTTCGATGAAGACGCTGTCCG GTTCTATGCATCCGAAGTCGTAGCCGCACTGGAGTACCTACACATGCTAGGAATAGTTTATCGTGATCTAAAACCCGAAAACGTTCTTGTACGTTCGGACGGTCACATAATGCTGACCGACTTTGATCTCTCTCTAAAATGTGACAACTTAACATCAACTGCACAACTCATCTACGATCGGTCCGACTCAAAAACTCGTTACTCTCTCAACGACCACAAAATCGTAGATTCGAGACGATTTTCTATCTCATCCTGCATTCTGCCAACTTGTTTTGTGCCACGTGTTTCTTGCCTCCAATCTGGAGGGCGAAGGCGGAGGAAGAAGGGGAGCGGATATCGTGGGACCCTAAAGATAGTGGCGGAGCCCATTGACGCTCGATCAATGTCGTTCGTCGGTACCCACGAGTACCTGGCTCCAGAAATCGTGTCGGGGGATGGGCATGGCAACGGAGTGGATTGGTGGACACTAGGGATCTTCATATACGAGCTTTTCTATGGGGTGACACCCTTTAGGGGGACGGACAACGAGTTCACCCTGGCTAACATCGTGGCTCGAGGGCTTGAGTTCCCTAAGGACCCAATGGTTGCAGCCGATGCCAAGGACTTGATCAATCAGCTGTTGAACAAGGACCCAAGCAAGAGGATGGGGTCTATGATGGGGGCTACAGCCATCAAGAATCATCCCTTTTTTGAAGGGGTGAATTGGGCACTTTTGAGGTGCACAAAGCCACCATATGTCCCCAAGCCTTTCAATCCCAAGGACTTTGTTTCAGCTAACTATGATTCTTGCgaggataattataatatagattattattaa
- the LOC105161047 gene encoding uncharacterized protein LOC105161047 — protein MAAHMPFISLMILIIISGNYINAHDVPYDYSFTHECLAKPLKPQYGGGIAVNPELNEGCKGWSQTGNTKIGSKDGNNYFVASVLNNQSSSVHKFYLHHHKLYPFSGWFQVSKGNAYIEAVFKTQINDVTAGFVAAQEGCWTMLKGGIVVNVSGPAELYFKSVDIDPTAEIWVDSISLQPFTQQEWKCHQDQSMQKVRKTKVKFHVVDNQGRPLPNAKVSIKQTRPDFPFGTAISGHILNSTAYQNWFTSRFRYTVFENEMKWYFNEVVRGVVDYSVTDAMVQFAKSHGVAIRGHTVLWEDRNFQPPWLIDFPINRSEEYRALTNSRVHSVMNRYKGQLIHWDVVNENLHHWFIQDRLGKNSSAVYYKKAHEIDPNALLFLNEYMTVEKSGDRRASPWKYLQKIWEMREQGYTGPLGIGAQAHFGAVMNLPYLRASIDVLDSAKLPIWISELDVNNITGSNQACYLEQIIRELHAHRAVQGIIMWSAITPGAGCWRMCLTDENFKNLATGDVVDKIIAEWTHAGGIQGTTNANGCFETPLFHGEYEATISLPTMNKEPILQKFKVVPNGKAHEVVAVKICT, from the exons ATGGCAGCCCATATGCCATTCATCAGTTTGATGATATTGATCATCATCTCAG gaaaCTATATCAATGCTCATGACGTACCTTATGATTACTCATTCACGCACGAG TGTTTGGCAAAGCCACTAAAACCTCAATATGGAGGAGGGATAGCTGTGAATCCAGAACTGAATGAAGGATGCAAAGGCTGGTCACAAACTGGAAATACAAAAATAGGGTCCAAAGATGGCAACAACTACTTTGTTGCTTCTGTTCTCAATAATCAGTCCTCGTCTGTGCACAAATTTTACTTGCACCACCACAAACTTTACCCTTTCTCAg GTTGGTTCCAAGTAAGCAAGGGAAATGCCTACATCGAAGCAGTTTTCAAGACACAGATCAACGATGTAACTGCTGGGTTTGTCGCAGCACAAGAGGGTTGTTGGACTATGCTCAAGGGAGGCATCGTTGTCAATGTCTCCGGCCCTGCCGAGCTCTATTTCAAG AGTGTCGACATTGACCCTACAGCTGAGATATGGGTAGACAGCATCTCGTTGCAACCATTCACACAGCAAGAATGGAAATGTCACCAAGACCAGAGCATGCAAAAG GTCCGTAAAACCAAGGTGAAATTCCATGTGGTGGACAACCAAGGGCGACCTCTACCGAACGCCAAAGTTTCCATCAAACAGACCCGACCTGACTTTCCATTCGGCACCGCGATTAGTGGGCACATCCTCAACAGCACAGCATACCAAAACTGGTTCACCTCCAGATTCAGGTACACCGTATTTGAGAACGAGATGAAATGGTACTTCAACGAAGTAGTCCGGGGCGTTGTTGACTACTCTGTCACCGATGCTATGGTCCAGTTTGCCAAGTCCCATGGTGTGGCTATCCGTGGCCACACTGTCCTGTGGGAAGACCGTAACTTCCAACCACCGTGGCTCATAGACTTCCCCATCAACAGAAGCGAAGAATATCGAGCACTCACCAATTCTAGGGTCCATTCCGTGATGAACAGATACAAAGGGCAGCTCATTCATTGGGACGTAGTGAACGAGAACCTGCACCATTGGTTCATCCAGGACAGACTTGGAAAGAATTCTTCTGCAGTTTATTACAAGAAGGCGCACGAGATCGACCCTAACGCTTTGTTGTTCCTGAATGAGTACATGACCGTCGAGAAGAGTGGGGACAGACGGGCGTCGCCATGGAAGTATCTGCAGAAGATATGGGAGATGAGGGAGCAAGGCTACACAGGGCCTTTGGGCATTGGGGCCCAGGCTCATTTTGGTGCAGTAATGAATCTGCCTTATTTAAGGGCGTCCATTGATGTGCTAGACTCAGCAAAATTGCCTATTTGGATTTCTGAATTGGATGTCAACAACATTACAGGATCTAACCAG GCATGCTACTTGGAGCAGATCATACGAGAGCTACACGCACACCGGGCCGTGCAAGGGATAATCATGTGGAGCGCAATCACTCCCGGAGCCGGGTGCTGGAGGATGTGCCTGACGGACGAAAATTTCAAGAACCTAGCAACCGGCGACGTCGTGGACAAGATCATTGCCGAATGGACTCATGCAGGTGGCATACAAGGAACCACGAATGCCAACGGCTGTTTCGAGACTCCACTGTTTCATGGCGAGTATGAAGCCACAATCAGCCTCCCCACAATGAACAAAGAGCCTATTCTGCAGAAGTTCAAAGTGGTACCAAACGGAAAAGCACACGAAGTAGTGGCTGTCAAGATTTGCACGTAA
- the LOC105161048 gene encoding uncharacterized protein LOC105161048: protein MSSSEGMYDVALKPKLLRSLLREYVPDEKHPFSNPSELLYVVSTVKTQKLLSEWAPLPLEQDLVDAWKSAVDSWVHRLLTLASSSLPDKCWAGICLLGLTCQECSSERFLASYAVWLNKLVSNIQPPVVSHLLKAASCASLSDMFTRLSGFSNAKKDGTSQATKIIQPALKLLNEDSSAVVLEEAVCLLCTVINFFPLSVHRHYDSVEAAIVSKLMSGKCCADVLKKLGYVLSLLPKSRGDEDSWSLMMDKILLCLNSQLNDAFQGLEEEVRSTQTLRALLPPGKDSPLPLGGLASEQTSDLSTRKPERLLGSRISTLMQCCCNMLTSSYPVMVPVPVSGLIALVSRVLMVDGSLPPSSYSFMTTLKQEFICSEIPLLQLHGLEILAAVVQGLRSQLLPHVAAIVQLLKEYLRRCKFPDLKIKAYVIMKVLVMSMGIGIAIHISQDIVSNVFMDLDFLGGEKNDKSSGLHAKAQMEFSSESRRKKRKHSSAASSLQEQPVQDGLEVEKLHLTPISVKIAALEALEALLTVGGSMRSESWRVNVDHLLVTVVTHACKGGWSKEERNIFLPGDRTPTWADFQLASLRALLASLLSPGRVRPSHLALGLELFRRGMQETGTKLAEYCGHALLALELLIHPRALPLLDLHSSTNEYKVLGPKIRDTVHPSRDRQISTYQAGPGDPESEDDDLYENWLGNDDYLETQATERQQNAHYTEKCPATATDPSLDELPSVKGASLTHTTKEGEVLASASGPNDNRMVNTNDYMVESPHSRNTQDQRHKAPDTAVDGSLAVQSGKNALEGDDLEPASRRIALVENAVMLKSNVISELHGGMASTSEQQVTETKDDGVTTIVKRISDTLSNTDRSKELMFESDNELSTDFPDIVDGDPDSD, encoded by the exons ATGTCGTCCTCGGAAGGAATGTACGACGTCGCTCTGAAGCCGAAGCTGCTTCGCTCGCTGCTGAGAGAGTACGTTCCCGATGAGAAGCACCCGTTCAGCAACCCCTCGGAATTATTATACGTTGTCTCCACCGTCAAGACTCAAAAATTGCTGTCCGAGTGGGCTCCGCTGCCACTCGAACAAGATTTGGTCGATGCCTGGAAATCGGCCGTCGACTCCTGGGTCCATCGGTTGCTCACTCTCGCATCTAGCAGTTTG CCAGATAAGTGTTGGGCGGGAATATGTTTGCTTGGATTGACCTGTCAAGAATGCAGTTCTGAGCGTTTTTTAGCTTCATATGCTGTTTGGTTAAATAAGCTTGTCTCAAATATTCAG CCTCCTGTAGTTTCTCATTTGTTGAAGGCGGCTTCCTGTGCCTCGTTATCAGATATGTTTACAAG GTTGAGTGGATTCTCAAATGCAAAAAAGGATGGGACATCGCAGGCTACCAAAATTATTCAGCCAGCATTGAAGTTATTAAATGAGGACAGCTCTGCTGTTGTATTG GAAGAAGCTGTGTGTCTGTTATGCACCGTGATAAACTTCTTTCCATTATCAGTCCATCGGCATTATGATAGT GTTGAAGCTGCTATTGTTTCGAAGCTCATGTCGGGCAAATGCTGTGCCGATGTTCTGAAG AAGCTTGGTTATGTTTTGTCATTGCTTCCAAAATCAAGAGGAGATGAAGATAGCTGGTCTTTGATGATGGATAAGATCTTGCTCTGTCTAAACAGTCAGTTGAATGATGCCTTCCAAGGTCTAGAAGAAG AGGTCAGAAGTACTCAAACCTTGAGGGCATTGCTTCCCCCTGGTAAAGACTCACCACTACCACTAGGAGGCTTAGCATCAGAACAGACCTCTGATCTTTCAACCAGGAAGCCTGAGCGACTGCTGGGATCTAGAATTTCTACTCTTATGCAATGCTGTTGTAACATGCTCACAAGTTCTTACCCTGTGATG GTCCCTGTTCCTGTATCTGGTCTAATAGCCCTTGTCAGTAGAGTGCTGATGGTTGATGGTTCTTTGCCACCATCCTCATATTCTTTCATGACCACCCTCAAacaagaatttatttgttcGGAAATTCCATTACTGCAATTGCATGGTCTCGAAATTCTTGCAGCTGTTGTTCAGGGGTTGCGCAG CCAATTATTACCACATGTTGCAGCTATTGTACAACTTCTGAAAGAATACCTGAGGAGATGCAAATTCCCCGATCTGAAGATAAAAGCATATGTGATTATGAAGGTCCTAGTGATGTCGATGGGCATCG GGATTGCGATTCATATTAGCCAGGATATTGTCAGTAATGTATTCATGGATTTAGATTTCCTCGGTGGCGAGAAGAATGACAAAAGTTCAGGTCTTCACGCAAAGGCCCAGATGGAGTTCTCTAGCGAGTCTCGACGGAAGAAAAGGAAGCATTCAAGTGCAGCAAGCTCCCTCCAAGAGCAGCCTGTTCAGGATGGTCTTGAAGTGGAAAAGCTGCATTTGACTCCAATATCTGTGAAGATAGCTGCATTGGAAGCATTAGAAGCTCTTTTAACTGTG GGTGGTTCTATGAGATCTGAAAGCTGGCGTGTAAATGTTGATCATCTACTTGTTACTGTGGTTACACATGCTTGTAAAGGGGGGTGGTCCAAGGaggaaagaaatatttttcttcctgGTGATCGTACACCTACCTGGGCAGACTTTCAACTGGCTTCTTTACGTGCACTTTTGGCATCTCTGCTTTCGCCAGGCCGAGTACGCCCATCACATCTGGCCCTGGGTCTTGAACTTTTCCGCAGAG GTATGCAAGAGACGGGCACTAAGCTTGCTGAATATTGCGGACATGCTCTTCTGGCATTAGAACTACTCATACACCCAAGGGCCCTTCCATTGTTAGATCTGCATTCTAGCACCAATGAATATAAAGTTCTAGGACCCAAGATCCGTGATACTGTACATCCCAGTCGAGACAGACAAATTTCCACGTATCAGGCTGGGCCTGGTGACCCCGAATCAGAAGATGATGACCTATATGAAAATTGGCTTGGAAATGATGACTATTTGGAAACTCAAGCCACCGAGAGACAACAGAACGCACATTATACTGAAAAGTGTCCTGCAACTGCAACAGATCCTTCACTAGATGAGCTCCCTTCTGTTAAGGGTGCTTCTCTAACTCATACGACCAAAGAAGGTGAAGTATTGGCATCAGCAAGTGGTCCTAACGACAACAGAATGGTTAATACTAATGACTATATGGTTGAATCACCACACTCCAGAAATACCCAGGACCAAAGACACAAAGCACCTGATACTGCTGTTGATGGTTCTCTAGCAGTTCAGTCTGGCAAAAATGCTTTGGAAGGTGATGATTTAGAACCAGCGAGTCGGAGAATTGCATTAGTAGAGAACGCCGTAATGTTGAAGAGTAATGTGATATCTGAATTACATGGCGGGATGGCCTCTACTTCAGAACAGCAAGTGACGGAAACCAAGGATGATGGGGTGACTACTATAGTCAAAAGAATATCCGATACTCTATCAAATACCGACAGAAGCAAAGAATTGATGTTTGAATCGGATAATGAATTATCTACTGATTTTCCCGACATTGTAGATGGCGATCCAGATTCCGACTAA
- the LOC105161049 gene encoding uncharacterized protein LOC105161049, with translation MSWKVIVVLLVGFLAWAYMAFCPPPPRPCGSPGGPPIEGPRIRLRDGRHLAYKEHGVPKETAKYNIILVHGFSSSRHEASIATSELVQKLGIYFVSFDRPGYGESDPDPKRTIQSTSLDIEELADKLELGPKFYIIGNSMGGLVVWGCLKYISHRLAGATLIAPVVNYWWPSFPSNLSAEAYRQQFPQDQWALRVAHHAPWLVYWWNTQKWFPPSSVIAGKPRFTAPDLKVLSKLGARLANREYATQQGLYESLHRDMMVGFGHCEFDPMKLENPFLDGQGSVHVWHGVEDGIVPVILQRYIAKKLPWIQYHELPNAGHLFAFAESSVKDAILNALLTGYK, from the exons ATGTCTTGGAAAGTTATAGTAGTTTTGTTAGTCGGGTTTCTGGCATGGGCTTACATGGCGTTTTGTCCTCCACCTCCTCGGCCTTGCGGTTCCCCTGGCGGTCCGCCTATCGAAGGACCTAGAATCAGACTTAGAGATGGACGACATTTAGCATACAAGGAGCATGGAGTCCCCAAAGAGACAGCTAAATATAACATCATCTTGGTTCATGGCTTTAGCTCTAGCAGACACGAGGCTTCTATTGCTACATCG GAATTGGTTCAGAAGCTGGGGATATACTTTGTGTCTTTTGATAGACCAGGTTATGGGGAGAGTGATCCCGACCCAAAGCGAACGATACAAAGCACATCATTAGACATAGAGGAGCTTGCTGATAAATTAGAACTTGGTCCGAAGTTTTACATTATTGGAAATTCCATGGGAGGGCTGGTGGTCTGGGGATGCCTCAAGTACATCTCTCACAG GCTGGCTGGAGCAACGTTAATAGCTCCAGTTGTCAATTACTGGTGGCCAAGTTTTCCTTCTAATTTATCTGCGGAAGCATACCGGCAGCAATTCCCACAAGACCAGTGGGCATTACGAGTGGCACACCATGCTCCCTGGCTCGTCTACTGGTGGAATACTCAGAAATGGTTTCCTCCTTCTAGTGTTATAGCTGGAAAACCTAGATTTACTGCCCCGGATCTTAAAGTTCTCTCAAAACTTGGTGCGAGACTGGCTAACAGG GAATACGCCACGCAACAGGGACTATACGAGTCACTTCACCGTGATATGATGGTTGGATTTGGGCACTGTGAATTTGATCCTATGAAGCTTGAGAATCCTTTTCTTGACGGACAAGGTTCCGTTCATGTGTGGCATGGCGTTGAAGATGGTATAGTGCCCGTCATCCTGCAGCGTTACATTGCTAAGAAGCTTCCCTGGATACAATACCATGAACTACCGAATGCTGGACATTTGTTTGCATTTGCTGAAAGTAGCGTCAAAGATGCTATCTTGAATGCACTTTTGACAGGCTACAAGTAA